One Primulina tabacum isolate GXHZ01 chromosome 10, ASM2559414v2, whole genome shotgun sequence DNA segment encodes these proteins:
- the LOC142505547 gene encoding nuclear intron maturase 2, mitochondrial-like, with the protein MHRSVIVFCRRALRSRATVLSPNHRHYVLLHPQLTNAVNLRNNRGFFLSRALSTSTYYRQVPDPNDPATLMKEDGVAVCSQMWIENFREPEKTITNLTNYLRRLELWVLAYQKVCADEMGAYMPRSSITRAALEDLLALRNAVLDSKFKWGARLEFFVKSPKDKTEYESLSKRKIKAILTTTQPAAFQDRIVQEVLFMILEPVYEARFSQKSFAFRPGRNAQTVLRVIRRNFAGYLWYIKGDLSTVLDGMKIGMVISALMRDVRDKKVVDLIKAALTTPVITSKIDDGEKKKKTKRKYQKKRVLAEDEPKPDPYWLITFFGFAPEEAEILPSWGHCGILSPLLANICLDELDRWMEGKIKEFYRPSTRDVIWNSPDGDAEQGNTSWPEFVPTSGPDKTRKIDYIRYGGHILIGVRGPRADAATLRKQLIEFCDQKYMLKLDNESLPIEHITKGIMFLDHVLCRRVVYPTLRYTATGGKIISEKGVGTLLSVTASLKQCIKQFRKLNFLKGDRDPDPQPCFRMFHATQAHTNAQMNKFLTTMAEWYRYADNRKKIVNFCSYILRGSLAKLYAAKYKLRSRAKVYKIGSRNLSRPLKEKKGQSPEYHNLLRMGLVESIDGLQYTRMSLVPETDYTPFPANWRPDHEKALLEFIGLENSQTLDEQRDCLKEQGLISPQDYISMLVWNYKKNAISVDNLSFTRISENELNNVEALLSDSNDESNERMDNKEEKVERIHVAQM; encoded by the coding sequence ATGCATCGTAGTGTGATTGTGTTTTGCCGCAGAGCACTCAGAAGTAGAGCCACAGTTTTATCTCCAAATCACCGCCACTACGTGTTGCTTCATCCTCAATTGACAAATGCAGTCAACCTAAGAAATAATCGTGGGTTTTTTCTATCAAGAGCACTTAGCACTTCTACTTATTATAGGCAAGTGCCTGACCCGAATGACCCGGCCACCTTGATGAAGGAGGACGGTGTTGCAGTTTGTTCTCAAATGTGGATTGAAAACTTCAGAGAACCCGAGAAAACTATTACCAATTTGACGAATTATTTGAGGAGACTTGAATTGTGGGTTTTGGCGTACCAAAAGGTTTGTGCTGATGAGATGGGTGCGTACATGCCACGAAGTTCCATCACACGCGCTGCTCTGGAGGATTTGTTGGCTCTACGTAATGCAGTTCTTGATAGTAAGTTCAAGTGGGGAGCTAGGTTAGAGTTTTTCGTTAAGTCACCAAAGGATAAGACAGAATATGAGTCTTTGTCGAAGAGGAAGATCAAGGCAATCTTGACAACTACGCAACCAGCTGCTTTTCAAGATAGGATTGTCCAAGAGGTATTATTCATGATTTTGGAGCCAGTTTATGAGGCTAGGTTCTCGCAAAAGTCATTTGCGTTTCGGCCAGGCAGGAATGCCCAAACAGTTCTGAGGGTGATTAGGCGGAACTTTGCAGGGTACTTGTGGTATATAAAGGGGGATTTGAGTACAGTGTTGGATGGAATGAAAATTGGTATGGTTATTAGTGCTTTAATGAGGGACGTTAGGGATAAGAAAGTGGttgatttgataaaggcagCGCTGACCACGCCTGTTATCACTAGTAAGATTGATGATggggagaagaaaaagaagactAAAAGAAAGTATCAAAAAAAGAGAGTTCTGGCAGAAGATGAGCCGAAGCCTGATCCGTATTGGTTGATAACCTTCTTTGGGTTTGCACCAGAGGAGGCCGAAATACTTCCTTCCTGGGGCCATTGTGGAATCCTAAGTCCTCTTTTGGCTAACATATGCCTGGATGAATTGGACCGTTGGATGGAAGGTAAAATTAAAGAATTTTATAGACCATCTACCAGAGATGTCATATGGAACTCTCCTGATGGGGATGCAGAACAAGGCAATACGTCTTGGCCGGAATTTGTGCCAACAAGTGGCCCAGATAAGACTCGGAAGATTGACTACATCCGCTATGGTGGTCACATTTTGATTGGAGTCAGGGGACCGAGGGCCGATGCAGCAACTCTTAGAAAGCAGTTGATAGAATTCTGTGACCAGAAGTATATGCTGAAACTTGACAACGAGAGCCTCCCGATTGAGCACATTactaaaggcatcatgtttcttgaCCATGTATTATGCCGAAGGGTTGTCTATCCTACTCTAAGATATACGGCTACTGGTGGAAAAATAATCAGTGAGAAGGGTGTTGGGACACTGTTGTCAGTCACTGCAAGCTTGAAGCAGTGCATCAAACAGTTTAGGAAGCTGAACTTTCTGAAGGGAGATAGGGATCCAGATCCACAACCTTGCTTTAGAATGTTTCATGCTACCCAGGCTCACACAAACGCTCAGATGAACAAGTTCTTGACCACAATGGCTGAGTGGTATCGATATGCAGACAATAGGAAGAAAATCGTTAATTTTTGCTCTTACATCCTTAGAGGTTCACTTGCAAAGCTCTATGCTGCTAAGTACAAGCTAAGGTCACGAGCAAAGGTTTACAAGATTGGTTCTCGGAATTTGAGTCGCCCTTTGAAGGAAAAGAAAGGGCAGTCGCCTGAGTACCATAATTTACTGAGAATGGGTCTTGTGGAATCAATTGATGGGCTTCAATACACTCGAATGTCTCTTGTACCAGAGACTGACTATACCCCATTTCCAGCTAACTGGAGGCCAGATCACGAGAAAGCATTGCTCGAATTTATTGGGCTTGAAAACTCTCAAACTCTTGATGAGCAACGTGACTGCCTTAAAGAACAAGGTCTGATTTCACCTCAAGATTACATTTCGATGCTAGTATGGAATTATAAAAAGAATGCAATTTCTGTGGACAATCTTTCCTTTACCCGAATCAGTGAGAATGAACTGAACAATGTAGAGGCTTTATTGTCGGATTCAAATgatgaatcaaatgaaagaATGGACAATAAAGAAGAAAAGGTAGAAAGGATCCATGTTGCACAAATGTAA